In the genome of Ferrovibrio terrae, the window ATTACCATCGTCTTCTTCTTCTGGCCGGCCAGCCAGGCCGTCGTGCAGTCGCTGCTGCGCGAGGACGCCTTCGGCATCACCAGCCATTTCGTCGGCCTGGAGAATTTCATCATCCTCTTCGAGGATGAGTACTATGCAAATTCCTTCAAGATCACCGCGATTTTCAGCACGCTGGTCACCACCATCGGCCTGAGCCTGTCGCTGCTGCTCGCCGTGACGGCCGACCGCCTGGTGCGCGGCACGACCCTCTACAAGACCCTGCTGATCTGGCCCTATGCCGTAGCGCCCGCCGTTGCCGGTGCGCTCTGGGGCTTCGTCTTCCTGCCCGGCCCGGGCATCTTCGCCTGGCTGCTGCTGCAGGCCGGCGTCGACTGGAACTTCCACCTCAACGGCAATCAGGCGATGTTCGTCGTCGTCGTTGCCGCGACCTGGAAACAGATTTCCTACAATTTCCTGTTCTTCCTGGCAGGGCTGCAGTCGATCCCGAAATCGCTGATCGAAGCGGCCGCTATCGACGGCGCCGGCCCGATCCGCCGCTTCTGGACCGTGGTCTTCCCGCTGCTGTCGCCCACGCTGTTCTTCCTCGTGGTGGTCAACGTGGTTTACGCCTTCTTCGAAACCTTTGGCGTGATCCATTCGCTGACCCGCGGCGGCCCCGCCAAATCAACCGAAATCCTGGTCTATAAGGTCTGGTATGACGGCTTCGAGGCGCAGGACCTTGGCGGCTCGGCGGCCCAGTCGGTGATCCTGATGGTCATCGTGATCGCCCTGACCGTCGTTCAGTTCCGCTACATCGAGCGCAAGGTTCACTACTGATGATCGAGCGCCGCCCAGTCGCCAACGCCTTTGGCCACCTGATGCTGGTGGCGATGATCGTCATCGTCGCCTTCCCGATCTACCTGGCCGTGATTGCCGCATCCCACACCATCCAGGATGTCTCGCAGACGCCGATGCCGCTGCTGCCCGGTGCCCAGCTGCTGGAGAATACGGCGCGCGCCCTGTTCGACGGCCCGCAGCTGGTCGGCGTCAGCGGCGCCACGCCGGCTGTCGTGCTGATGATGAACAGCCTGATCATGGCGATCTCGATCGCCGTGGGCAAAATCATCATCTCGCTGCTGTCGGCCTTCGCCATCGTCTACTTCCGCTTTCCGCTGAAGAACTTCTTCTTCTGGATGATCTTCATCACCCTGATGCTGCCGGTCGAGGTGCGCATCATCCCGACTTACAAGATCGTCGCCGACCTTGGCCTGCTGGATACCTATACCGGCCTGGTCCTGCCGCTGATCGCCTCGGCCACCGCCACCTTCCTGTTCCGCCAGTTCTTCATGACGGTGCCGGACGAGCTGGTGGAAGCCGCGCGCATCGACGGCGCCGGTCCGATGCGCTTCTTCTGGGACATTCTGATCCCTTTGACCCGCACCAGCATTGCCGCCATGTTCGTGATTCAGTTCATCTACGGCTGGAACCAGTATCTCTGGCCGCTGCTGATCGCGTCGGACTACAAGTATCAAACCATCGTGCTGGCCATCGGCCGCCTGATCCGTGCACCGGATGCCTTCTATGAATGGCCGGTGATCATGGGTATGGCCGTGCTGGCTCTGCTGCCGCCTGTTCTGGTGGTGGTGCTGATGCAGCGCTGGTTCGTCAAAGGTCTCGTTGAAACGGAAAAGTGAGCGCCCGTCATGGCGAATGTCACGCTGAAAGGCGTCAAGAAGAACTACGGCCCGGTCAAGGCCATCCACGGCGTCGACATGGTGATCAAGGATGGCGAATTCATCGTTATCGTCGGTCCGTCGGGTTGCGGCAAGTCCACCCTGCTGCGCATGGTCGCGGGCCTCGAAGCGATTTCTGAAGGCCAGATCCTGATCGGCGACCGCGTGGTCAACGATGTGGAGCCGGCCGATCGCGATATCGCCATGGTGTTCCAGAATTACGCGCTCTACCCACATATGAGCGTGTATCAGAACATGTCCTATGGCCTGCGCATCCGCGGCATGGACAAGGCCGATATCGAGACGCGCGTGCAGCGCGCCGCAGAAATCCTGCAGCTGCAGCCCTATCTGCAGCGCAAGCCGCGTGAATTGTCAGGCGGCCAGCGCCAGCGCGTCGCCATGGGCCGCGCCATCGTGCGCGAACCCAGCGTGTTCCTGTTCGATGAACCGCTGTCGAACCTGGATGCCAAGCTGCGCGTGCAGATGCGTCTCGAGATCAAGCGCCTGCACGCCCAGCTCGGCGTCACCTCGATCTACGTGACCCACGACCAGGTCGAGGCGATGACGCTCGCCGACCGGCTGGTGGTGATGAACCAGGGCCGCGCCGACCAGATCGGCACCCCGGGCGATGTCTATAACCACCCGGCCACCACCTATGTCGGCGGCTTTATCGGCTCGCCGGCAATGAATTTCGTGAAATGCCGTATCGATGCCGGCAAAGCCGTGCTGGACGATGGTGTCGCGCTCGCCCTGCCCGGCGGCTGGGCGACGCCGGCCGGCAGCTACACGCTCGGGATTCGCCCCGAAACCCTGCGCATCGCACGATCGGACGAGACGCCGGATCTCCATCTCGATGTCGATGTGGCCGAAGAGCTCGGCGCCGATACCCTGCTGCATGGCAAGGTCGGCGGCCAGGAGATCGTCGCCCGCGTGCCGAGCAATGCCGGCTATCACGACAATTCCCGCCCGGGCCTGATGGTGGATATCAGCCGCGCGCACCTGTTCGACGCCGATAGCGGCCTGCGCATCGCCGTGTGATATGCCGCGCCGCCCGCGCCCCGTACCCTCTTGGGCGGGACGCAGCACGGCTTCAGTTCAGCTGGATGGTTCCGAGATAGGAGCCGGACACGCTCAGGTTTGGCCGGGCCTCTTCGGCCATGCGGCTCAGGGCCGAACAGCTATAGGTCGCACGCACCGGAGCCGTGAGCGAGCAGGTAGACAGATCGGCCTGATTGTAGAAAAGCTGCGGGTCGCCGCAGTGCTTCTGCACCAGCGCCAGAATCTGCTCAGGCTTATGGCTGAGCCGGTTGTAGCAGAGCGAAAAATACGGCCGGCCAGTGCGCGGATGGTTCGCCGCGGGCAGAAGACCGATCTCGAACTGGTTGCCATCCGTCGGCAGCCGGCGGCCCAGCATGTAGGGATCACCTGCAACCGCGCCGCAGGCGGTCAGGCCAAGCAGCAGGCTGGCCGCAAGGCCGCGTCGCCAGGATATGGGGTGCCAAGTCATAGGGCCACTTTGCCGCGCCGGTCCGTTAACGGCAAGTCCCTGTCTCCTGACAAATCCGCCTCAATTCAGGCATAATCCGGCGCAATCGTCTGACTCCAGCAACACAACGCGGTGATTTGATGTCGTGGCACGGCAAGCCGGTGATCGTGACCGGCGGGATGGGATTTATCGGTTCGAATCTGGTGCGGCGCCTGCTTGAGGCGGGCGCGCAGGTCACGGTGATCGACCGCATGCTGGCGCAGTATGGCGCCAACCCTTTCAATCTGTCGGGCCTGGCCCTGACCGAACTGATCGAGGCCGATATCGGCGCCGAAGCCGCCATCTTCGAGGCGATCGGCAAAGCGGCGGTGATCTTCAATTTCGCCGGCCAGACCTCGCATATGGATTCGATGAAGCAGCCGCTGGAAGACCTGCGGCTGAACCAGGAAGCCAACCTGCGCTTCCTCGAACTGGTGCGGCGGGTCAATCCGCAGGCCCGCCTGATCTTCAGTTCGACCCGCCAGTTCTACGGTCCGCCGCATTACCTGCCGGTCGACGAGAAGCATCCGATCGCGCCGCCCGATATCAACGGCATCCACAAATATGCCGCCGAATCCTATCACATGCTCTATGCCCGCGTGCACGGCATGCGCACGACCGCCTTGCGCCTGACCAACGTGTTCGGTCCGCGCATGCGCATCCGCGATGCCAAGCAGACCTTCCTCGGCATCTGGATTCGCCATGTGATCGAGAACAGCCGCTTCGAGGTCTGGGGCGGCGAGCAGAAGCGCGACTTCACCTATGTCGACGATCTGTGCGATGCCGTCCTGCTGGCGGCCGACACAGAAGCCACCGCGGGCCAGATCTACAATATCGGCGGCTGTCCGCCGATGTCGCTGCTGGAGCTGGCGGAGCTGCTGATCAAGGTTGGCGGCAGCGGCGGTTTCGAGCGCAAGGAATTTCCCGCCGAACGCAAGAAGATCGATATCGGTGATTACGTGGCCGATGATGCCGCCTTCCGCGCCGCCACCGGCTGGATGCCGAAGACGTCGCTGGCCGATGGCCTGAAGCAGACGCTCGAATTCTATCGCGGCAATGCCGCGCATTACCTGTGAGAGCCCCCACGATGATTCCGCAGACCAACCCCAAAGCCGCCTATCTCGCCCAGCGCGAGGCGATCGATGCAGCAATCCGCCGCGTGCTGGAAAATGGCTGGTATATCCAGGGCGAGGAAGTCGCAGCCTTCGAGCGCGACTTCGCCGCCTATACCGGCTCCAAACATGCCGTGGCCTGCGCCAGCGGCACCGATGCGCTGATCCTCGCGCTGCGCGGCCTTGGCATTGGCCCTGGCGATGCCGTGATCACCGTGTCGCATACCGCGGTCGCCACCGTCGCCGCCATCCAACTGGCCGGCGCGACACCCGTGCTGGTGGATACCGACGAATACTGGGCCATGTCGCCGCAGGCGCTGGAGGCCACGCTCCAGTCATGGCCGGCCGGCGCGCCAAAGCCCAAAGCCGTGATCCCCGTGCATCTCTATGGCCAGCCGGCAGCGATCACCGAGATCGCCGCGATTGCCGAGAAACACAACCTGATCCTGATCGAGGACAATGCGCAGGCGCATGGCGCCACGCTGAATGGCAGGATGGTCGGGCGCTGGGGCAAGGCGGCGGCCTACAGTCTCTATCCGACCAAAAACCTCGGCGCCATCGGTGACGGCGGCATCGTCACCACCGACGATGACAGCGTGGCGGACGCCCTGCGGGCGTTGCGCGAATACGGCTGGCGCGAGCGCTATATCAGCGCCATTGCCGGCATGAACAGCCGCCTCGATCCGCTGCAGGCCGCTGTTCTGCGTGTAAAGCTCATGGCATTGCCCGCTGATACCGCACGCCGCCAGGCGATTGCCGCACGCTACAGCGCCGGGCTCGCCGGCCTGAACGGCCTTGCCCTGCCCAGGATTCGCGCCGGCGCCGCTCCGGTCTATCATCTCTATGTCGTCGACGCCGGTGCGCGCCGTGACGAGCTGCAGGCGAAGCTGAAGGACAAAGGTGTCGGCACGCTGATCCATTACCCGGTGCCGGTGCATCTGCAGCCGGCCTATCAGGGCAAGATCGCACTCGGGGCGGGCGGTCTGCCCAATACCGAACGCGCGGCCAAAAGCGTGCTCAGCCTGCCGCTGTTCCCGCAGCTGCCCGACAGCGATGTCGATACGGTGATTGCCGCCGTGAAAGCCGTCTGGTGATCACGCCGCGCGCGTGATCAGGAAGACACCGCAGCAGACCAGGCCGATGCCGGCCAGCTTCGACATGGTGATCGGCTCGCCGTAGAGCCAGAAGCCGAGCAGCGCCACCAGCACGTAGGACAGCGATACGCTCGGGAAAGCGATCGAGACCGGGATCTTGCGCAAAGCGTACATGTAGCAGAGCGCCGCGGCGAAATAGAGCGCGAGACCGATGATCGACTGCGGCGCCAGGAACTGCTGCAGCAGGGTTTCGCCGCCGGCACCGGATTTCAGCAGCATCTGGCCGCCGACGCCGAGCAGCACGCCGACGCCGAGCGCGACATAAAACCAGATCATGACCGCGTCTCCGTTGGCAGAGCTTTTTCGTTGCGCTGCACGTCGCGCACGATGAATTGCGGCTTCCGGTTCACGGTCAGGAACAGCCGGCCGAGGTATTCGCCGACCAGGCCCAGCATGATCAGCTGCACGCCCGCCAGCAGCAGGATCGCCGCCATCACCGAGGCATAGCCCTGCGGCGTACGGCCACCCAGCGCCTCGATCAGGATCACCAGGAAGACCAGCAGGCCGAGGCCCGCCATGACGAAGCCCACCAGCGTGCCGATACGCAGCGGCATCACCGAGAAATTCAGGAACATAGACATGAACAGCCGCACCAGCCGGCGGATCGTGTAGTTGCTGCGGCCCTCGGCGCGCGCCAGATGCTGCACCTGCAGGCGGCCGATATTCTGCGTCACCTGCATGATCAGGCCGTCCACATAAGGGAACGGCCCGGTATGCTCCAGGATGTTGCGGGCGACAAACGCGCTCATGCAGCGAAAGCTGGAGAGATACAGGCCTTTTGGCTTGTCGAGCAGGTTGTCGGCGCACCAGTTGGTGAAGCGGCTGCCGAGGTTGCGCCAGGCGGCATGCTGCTTGTCGGCATAATAGGTGTAGACGACGTCGTAGGCATGGTCCTTGGCATAGCGCCACAGCCGCACGACTTCCTCGGGCGGGTTCTGCAGGTCGTCGTCCATGTTGATGATGTATTCGCCACGCGCCTGGCTCAGGCCCGCCATCACGGCGTTATGTTCGCCGAAATTGCGCGCCAGGTTCACCACGGTGAGCGCGACCGAATTCTGCCGGCACAGATCGCGACAGACATCGAGCGAATTGTCCGGGCTGCAGTCGTTGACCAGCACGATCTCGTGGCCGCCCGGCACGTCCAGTTTGGCCAGCGCCTCGACCAGCGTGGGCACGCTGGTAGCGCCGTTATAGACCGGAACCACGATCGACAGCGCGAAAGCCGGGGCCGCATCTGCCGTGCTGATCATGTCGCCCTGCATTGCCATCTGCCTCATGGTTTCTTCGCCTCGATCCAGACCGAACCACCGAAGGGCAGCTGCAGGCCGATCCCGGCCAGCCGCCGCTCGATCACCATGACGGCATGGAACAGGCGGTCCTGCCAGGCCGGGAAAGGCTTCACGTCGCTGCCCTCGCCGCTCCCTGTACCCGCCGTCAGGCGGTGCAGCAGCATTAACGGAAACAGCAGGCTGTTCCAATAGCCGCCGGAGACGGCGACAAAACCGGCCTCGGCCAGCCGGCGACGCGCCTGACCCATCGTATAGCGCCGCTTGTTGTGGACATGAACGTCATGCGCCGATGCCATCCACTGATAGGCCGGCAGGTTCAGCAGCAGGGTACCGCCCGGCGTCAGGCAGCGCAGGAACTCGGCCAGTGCGGCCGGCTCATCCACCGCGGCATGGCACAGCACATCGGCGCTGACGATCGCGTTGAATTGCCCGTCCCCGTAGGGCATGGCATTGACGCTGCCGACCTGCAGCTTGTCCGGGGCCCGGCCGGGCGGTAGCTTCCCGCGCGCCAGTGCAGCCGCCTCTGCGTCGTATTCCAGCCCCTGCAGGTCGAGATCCGGTCGCAGGACCGCCAAACGCGCCAGCAGCCCGCCAGTGCCGCAGCCGGCATCCAGCAGCCGGGCGCCTGCCGGCAGGCCCAGACGGGCTATACGGTCCAGCAGACGGGCATGCAGGGCGCGATACCACCACATGGTCGCCTCCAGCATCGCCATCCGGTGGTATTCAACCCGTTCCATTCGCCGTTACCGGTTTTCCATTTGATTTGTATGTAAGTGAATGATTTACCAAGACGACCTAGCTTAGGCCAGTGCAATTGCCCGATCCCGCCATGAATACCAGCCAAAACACCCAGGATGCCGTGCTGCGCCGCGGATGGGACTGGCCGCGCCTGCTGCACGGCCTGGTGCTGGCTGTCTGCGCGCTCTGGCTGATCGGCTACTTCTTTCCGCCGATCAACCACGACACCGCTGTCCTGCTCTATATCTCGAAGAGCTGGCTCAACGGCGGCCGCCTCTTCATCGACGCGATCGACATCAACACCCCGCTGGTCTTCGTCGTCCACCTGCTGCCTGAGTTCATTGCCAAGCTGACCGGCATGCAGGGCACCACCGCACTGGTCGGCCTGCTGGGCCTTGGCATCGCCGCCTCGTTCATCACCTGCCGTAAGGTGCTGGCCGCCAGCCTGGATCCGGCGCATGCCACCGCTGACGCGCTGCTGCCGCTGCTGCTGCTGTTCCTGCTGATCGTCTATCCCAACAACATGTTCGCGCAGCGCGAACACATGATGCTGGTTCTGGCCATGCCCTATCTGCTGGTGGCCAGCGGACGCGCCGACGGCGAAGACCTGTCGAACCGACTGAAGATCGCCACCGGATTGATGGCTGGCGTCGGCTTTGCCATGAAGCCGTATTTCTTGGGAATGCCGCTGTTCGTCGAACTCTACATCGTCAGCCAGGTTTCACTGCGGCGCAGCCTGGCCGATCCGGCACCCTGGGCCGTGCTGGCCGTCTGCGTCGCCCATGCGCTGTTCGCCATCATCGTCACGCCGGAATATTTCACCGTCGCCCTGCCGCTGGCGCGC includes:
- a CDS encoding sn-glycerol-3-phosphate import ATP-binding protein UgpC, giving the protein MANVTLKGVKKNYGPVKAIHGVDMVIKDGEFIVIVGPSGCGKSTLLRMVAGLEAISEGQILIGDRVVNDVEPADRDIAMVFQNYALYPHMSVYQNMSYGLRIRGMDKADIETRVQRAAEILQLQPYLQRKPRELSGGQRQRVAMGRAIVREPSVFLFDEPLSNLDAKLRVQMRLEIKRLHAQLGVTSIYVTHDQVEAMTLADRLVVMNQGRADQIGTPGDVYNHPATTYVGGFIGSPAMNFVKCRIDAGKAVLDDGVALALPGGWATPAGSYTLGIRPETLRIARSDETPDLHLDVDVAEELGADTLLHGKVGGQEIVARVPSNAGYHDNSRPGLMVDISRAHLFDADSGLRIAV
- the ugpE gene encoding sn-glycerol-3-phosphate ABC transporter permease UgpE; its protein translation is MIERRPVANAFGHLMLVAMIVIVAFPIYLAVIAASHTIQDVSQTPMPLLPGAQLLENTARALFDGPQLVGVSGATPAVVLMMNSLIMAISIAVGKIIISLLSAFAIVYFRFPLKNFFFWMIFITLMLPVEVRIIPTYKIVADLGLLDTYTGLVLPLIASATATFLFRQFFMTVPDELVEAARIDGAGPMRFFWDILIPLTRTSIAAMFVIQFIYGWNQYLWPLLIASDYKYQTIVLAIGRLIRAPDAFYEWPVIMGMAVLALLPPVLVVVLMQRWFVKGLVETEK
- a CDS encoding NAD-dependent epimerase/dehydratase family protein, which codes for MSWHGKPVIVTGGMGFIGSNLVRRLLEAGAQVTVIDRMLAQYGANPFNLSGLALTELIEADIGAEAAIFEAIGKAAVIFNFAGQTSHMDSMKQPLEDLRLNQEANLRFLELVRRVNPQARLIFSSTRQFYGPPHYLPVDEKHPIAPPDINGIHKYAAESYHMLYARVHGMRTTALRLTNVFGPRMRIRDAKQTFLGIWIRHVIENSRFEVWGGEQKRDFTYVDDLCDAVLLAADTEATAGQIYNIGGCPPMSLLELAELLIKVGGSGGFERKEFPAERKKIDIGDYVADDAAFRAATGWMPKTSLADGLKQTLEFYRGNAAHYL
- a CDS encoding class I SAM-dependent methyltransferase, with the protein product MERVEYHRMAMLEATMWWYRALHARLLDRIARLGLPAGARLLDAGCGTGGLLARLAVLRPDLDLQGLEYDAEAAALARGKLPPGRAPDKLQVGSVNAMPYGDGQFNAIVSADVLCHAAVDEPAALAEFLRCLTPGGTLLLNLPAYQWMASAHDVHVHNKRRYTMGQARRRLAEAGFVAVSGGYWNSLLFPLMLLHRLTAGTGSGEGSDVKPFPAWQDRLFHAVMVIERRLAGIGLQLPFGGSVWIEAKKP
- a CDS encoding glycosyltransferase family 2 protein, with the translated sequence MRQMAMQGDMISTADAAPAFALSIVVPVYNGATSVPTLVEALAKLDVPGGHEIVLVNDCSPDNSLDVCRDLCRQNSVALTVVNLARNFGEHNAVMAGLSQARGEYIINMDDDLQNPPEEVVRLWRYAKDHAYDVVYTYYADKQHAAWRNLGSRFTNWCADNLLDKPKGLYLSSFRCMSAFVARNILEHTGPFPYVDGLIMQVTQNIGRLQVQHLARAEGRSNYTIRRLVRLFMSMFLNFSVMPLRIGTLVGFVMAGLGLLVFLVILIEALGGRTPQGYASVMAAILLLAGVQLIMLGLVGEYLGRLFLTVNRKPQFIVRDVQRNEKALPTETRS
- the ugpA gene encoding sn-glycerol-3-phosphate ABC transporter permease UgpA gives rise to the protein MEKRVVFHNRYLPYLLVAPQIAITIVFFFWPASQAVVQSLLREDAFGITSHFVGLENFIILFEDEYYANSFKITAIFSTLVTTIGLSLSLLLAVTADRLVRGTTLYKTLLIWPYAVAPAVAGALWGFVFLPGPGIFAWLLLQAGVDWNFHLNGNQAMFVVVVAATWKQISYNFLFFLAGLQSIPKSLIEAAAIDGAGPIRRFWTVVFPLLSPTLFFLVVVNVVYAFFETFGVIHSLTRGGPAKSTEILVYKVWYDGFEAQDLGGSAAQSVILMVIVIALTVVQFRYIERKVHY
- a CDS encoding EamA family transporter; its protein translation is MIWFYVALGVGVLLGVGGQMLLKSGAGGETLLQQFLAPQSIIGLALYFAAALCYMYALRKIPVSIAFPSVSLSYVLVALLGFWLYGEPITMSKLAGIGLVCCGVFLITRAA
- a CDS encoding DegT/DnrJ/EryC1/StrS family aminotransferase, with the translated sequence MIPQTNPKAAYLAQREAIDAAIRRVLENGWYIQGEEVAAFERDFAAYTGSKHAVACASGTDALILALRGLGIGPGDAVITVSHTAVATVAAIQLAGATPVLVDTDEYWAMSPQALEATLQSWPAGAPKPKAVIPVHLYGQPAAITEIAAIAEKHNLILIEDNAQAHGATLNGRMVGRWGKAAAYSLYPTKNLGAIGDGGIVTTDDDSVADALRALREYGWRERYISAIAGMNSRLDPLQAAVLRVKLMALPADTARRQAIAARYSAGLAGLNGLALPRIRAGAAPVYHLYVVDAGARRDELQAKLKDKGVGTLIHYPVPVHLQPAYQGKIALGAGGLPNTERAAKSVLSLPLFPQLPDSDVDTVIAAVKAVW